From a region of the Paenibacillus sp. R14(2021) genome:
- a CDS encoding response regulator transcription factor → MNMLLAEDDQKLGKLVKYVLERKGGYHVDWVSNGEDALDYARGSAYDVLILDWMMPGMNGVDVCKRLRAASYSQAILLLTAKDALQDKIFGLDAGADDYLTKPFEMDELLARLRVLTRRNFAPVQSDLVTFGPFTFNRVSHRLSRRGEAVLLSQREYQLLDFFLQNNGNVLTREAILDRVWGIGSDVSYKNVDVTVKMLRDKLDDAHAEPAIHSIRGVGYRFEA, encoded by the coding sequence ATGAACATGCTTCTAGCGGAAGATGATCAGAAACTGGGCAAGCTTGTGAAATACGTACTGGAGCGAAAAGGCGGCTACCATGTCGATTGGGTGAGCAATGGGGAGGACGCGCTGGATTATGCCAGAGGATCGGCCTACGATGTGCTTATTTTGGACTGGATGATGCCTGGCATGAATGGCGTCGATGTGTGCAAGCGGCTTCGGGCGGCAAGCTACAGCCAAGCGATTCTGCTGCTGACCGCCAAGGATGCGCTGCAGGATAAGATTTTCGGATTGGATGCCGGCGCGGACGATTATTTAACGAAACCATTCGAGATGGATGAATTGCTTGCGCGTCTTCGTGTGCTTACACGGCGGAATTTTGCCCCTGTACAATCGGATTTGGTGACGTTCGGGCCGTTTACGTTCAACCGTGTATCACACCGATTATCCAGAAGAGGTGAAGCGGTCCTGCTCAGCCAGCGGGAGTATCAGCTGCTTGATTTCTTCCTGCAGAACAACGGCAATGTGCTGACGAGAGAAGCGATTCTTGATCGTGTATGGGGCATTGGCAGTGACGTATCCTACAAGAACGTCGATGTTACGGTAAAAATGCTCCGGGACAAGCTGGATGATGCACATGCGGAGCCGGCCATTCACAGCATCAGGGGGGTAGGCTACCGGTTTGAAGCTTAA
- a CDS encoding DinB family protein, translating to MRDTYVLDMLDRNHSRLLKLAEACSEDERNAVPEGFNNNIHWNIGHVLTVTERLVFEITGQTMAISDDYLTFFRSGTKPAEWQGEPPAWDVIMTQLREQPDRIRELLKDSLHVTVKENFAKAETVDELIAAALLHEVMHSSTISAMLKVLK from the coding sequence TTGAGAGACACGTATGTATTGGACATGTTGGACAGGAATCACAGTCGATTGCTAAAGTTGGCAGAGGCTTGCTCGGAGGACGAGCGAAATGCGGTACCTGAAGGCTTTAACAACAATATTCATTGGAATATCGGACATGTATTGACCGTTACGGAGCGCTTGGTATTCGAAATTACAGGGCAAACGATGGCTATTTCGGATGACTACCTTACCTTCTTCCGCTCTGGCACGAAGCCGGCGGAATGGCAAGGAGAGCCGCCCGCTTGGGACGTCATCATGACGCAGCTAAGAGAGCAACCTGACCGAATTCGCGAGCTGTTAAAGGACAGCTTGCATGTAACCGTTAAAGAAAATTTCGCGAAAGCGGAGACCGTCGATGAATTGATCGCAGCAGCTTTGCTGCATGAAGTCATGCATTCCAGCACCATATCCGCCATGCTTAAAGTACTGAAATAG